Proteins encoded in a region of the Desulfovibrio sp. genome:
- a CDS encoding TusE/DsrC/DsvC family sulfur relay protein — protein MAEITYKGKSFEVDEDGFLLRFDDWCPEWMDYVKESEGISEINADHQKILDFLQDYYKKNGIAPMVRILSKNTGYKLKEVYELFPSGPGKGACKMAGLPKPTGCV, from the coding sequence ATGGCTGAGATCACCTATAAAGGTAAAAGCTTTGAAGTTGACGAAGACGGTTTCCTTCTGCGTTTTGACGACTGGTGCCCCGAATGGATGGACTATGTGAAGGAATCCGAAGGCATCTCTGAGATCAACGCTGATCACCAGAAGATCCTTGACTTCCTGCAGGATTACTACAAGAAGAACGGCATTGCCCCCATGGTCCGTATTCTGTCCAAGAATACCGGCTACAAGCTGAAGGAAGTTTACGAACTCTTCCCCTCCGGCCCCGGCAAGGGCGCCTGCAAAATGGCCGGCCTGCCCAAGCCCACTGGCTGCGTGTAG
- a CDS encoding PBP1A family penicillin-binding protein produces MKIRLSLKKCALWFMGIIIVCGLLGSAAVVMLFYWASRDLPDLNRIAEYKQPQATVILARDGSMLGTLNHEKRFVIGLKDMSRYLPMSFLAAEDDAFYRHMGIDPVAIMRAAINNFRKGRQGEGGSTITQQLIKQLLLTSERSYTRKMKEAILAYQLEKNFTKDQILTIYLNQIYLGEHSFGVESAARTYFGKHASDITLAESAVIAGLPKAPSTYNPFRRPEEAKNRQMYVLGRLRDLKWITQAEYDQAAAEPLVYWSMPEGVGGPAQWYLEEARRLLVEFFTESNLKALGIETNKSGADYVYEAGLTVHTAMDPAHQNAAGAALRRGLEELDKRQGWRGPVEQLDPAKQKEFLAKTAFSPIDLAGGEWVKALVTAADGKELKVALGQGYTGIVPVSAMSWARKPNPKVAAANAPAVKDPRQVAVAGDVIWVSAEDTVITETNARGKKEQKTVPFDASTVKKNTPITLRLQQEPLVQGAIASVEPQSGDVVALIGGYQFGDSHFNRATQARRQPGSSFKPVVYSTAMDFGFTPASTVLDAPFVYVNPYTNEVWRPSNYEHNYKGELPLHTALALSRNTCTVRVAQQVGVANIVQRAKALGLEPHFPQELAISLGAVAVSPLNLTQAYAAFANQGLGVRPRIITSITDERGRVLYKQEVEHWQAISPQNAYIMDTLLKEVVNSGTGGRAKIEGRIIAGKTGTTNEERDAWFMGFSPYLVTGVYVGYDQVQSLGRLEQGGRTAAPIFRYYRSEIEDRYPKDDFVMPEGIVMADGLAFKADQPMQGVSATAGAATPEGAAIDTSEGGEDLMRQMF; encoded by the coding sequence ATGAAAATTCGTCTGTCCCTGAAAAAATGCGCCCTCTGGTTCATGGGTATCATTATAGTGTGCGGCCTTCTGGGCAGCGCAGCTGTGGTCATGCTTTTTTACTGGGCATCGCGCGACCTGCCCGACCTCAACCGCATTGCCGAATACAAACAGCCACAGGCTACGGTTATTCTGGCGCGCGACGGGTCGATGCTCGGCACGCTGAACCATGAGAAACGCTTTGTCATCGGTCTCAAAGACATGTCGCGCTATCTGCCCATGTCATTTCTTGCCGCCGAAGACGACGCCTTCTACCGCCACATGGGCATAGACCCCGTGGCCATCATGCGTGCGGCCATCAACAACTTCCGCAAGGGACGCCAGGGCGAGGGCGGCAGCACCATCACCCAGCAGCTCATCAAGCAGTTGCTGCTCACCTCCGAGCGCAGCTACACCCGCAAGATGAAAGAGGCCATTCTGGCCTATCAGCTGGAAAAGAACTTTACCAAGGACCAGATCCTTACCATCTATCTCAACCAGATTTATCTGGGCGAGCACTCTTTTGGCGTGGAATCTGCGGCCCGCACCTATTTTGGCAAGCACGCCTCAGATATCACCCTGGCTGAAAGCGCCGTCATCGCCGGTTTGCCCAAGGCCCCCAGCACCTACAATCCCTTCCGCAGGCCCGAAGAAGCCAAGAACCGCCAGATGTACGTTCTTGGCCGGTTGCGCGACCTCAAGTGGATTACCCAGGCAGAGTATGACCAGGCCGCGGCCGAGCCGCTGGTGTACTGGAGCATGCCCGAAGGCGTGGGCGGCCCTGCCCAGTGGTATCTTGAAGAAGCCCGCCGTCTGCTGGTGGAATTTTTTACAGAATCGAACCTCAAGGCCCTTGGCATAGAAACCAACAAGTCTGGCGCAGATTATGTGTACGAAGCGGGCCTCACCGTGCACACCGCCATGGACCCCGCCCACCAGAACGCCGCGGGCGCGGCCCTGCGCCGTGGTCTTGAAGAACTGGACAAGCGCCAGGGCTGGCGCGGCCCCGTCGAACAGCTCGACCCCGCAAAGCAGAAAGAATTTCTCGCCAAAACAGCCTTTTCGCCCATTGACCTGGCTGGTGGAGAATGGGTCAAGGCGCTTGTTACCGCAGCAGACGGCAAGGAGCTGAAAGTTGCGTTGGGCCAGGGCTACACGGGCATTGTCCCCGTTTCGGCCATGTCGTGGGCGCGCAAACCCAACCCCAAGGTTGCGGCGGCCAACGCCCCGGCGGTCAAAGATCCCCGACAGGTTGCCGTAGCTGGCGACGTGATCTGGGTTTCCGCCGAAGACACCGTTATCACCGAGACAAACGCCAGGGGCAAAAAAGAACAGAAAACCGTGCCTTTTGACGCCTCTACCGTCAAAAAGAACACGCCCATCACCCTGCGTTTGCAGCAGGAACCTCTGGTGCAGGGCGCCATTGCTTCTGTTGAGCCGCAGTCGGGCGACGTTGTGGCGCTTATCGGCGGTTACCAGTTTGGCGACAGCCACTTTAACCGCGCAACCCAGGCGCGCCGCCAGCCCGGTTCCAGCTTCAAGCCGGTGGTCTATTCCACCGCCATGGATTTTGGCTTTACGCCAGCATCCACGGTGCTCGATGCGCCCTTTGTGTACGTGAACCCCTATACCAATGAAGTATGGCGGCCCTCCAACTACGAGCACAACTACAAGGGCGAGCTTCCCCTGCACACCGCGCTGGCCCTTTCGCGCAATACCTGCACCGTGCGCGTGGCGCAGCAGGTAGGCGTTGCCAACATCGTGCAGCGCGCCAAGGCCCTTGGGCTTGAACCGCATTTTCCGCAAGAGCTGGCAATCAGCCTTGGCGCAGTGGCCGTGTCGCCCCTCAACCTCACGCAGGCCTATGCGGCCTTTGCCAACCAGGGTCTGGGCGTGAGGCCCCGCATCATCACCTCCATTACCGACGAGCGCGGCCGCGTGCTCTACAAGCAGGAAGTGGAACACTGGCAGGCCATCTCGCCGCAGAACGCCTATATTATGGATACCCTGCTCAAGGAAGTGGTCAATTCCGGCACGGGCGGACGGGCCAAGATCGAGGGCCGCATCATCGCAGGCAAAACCGGCACCACCAACGAAGAACGCGACGCGTGGTTCATGGGCTTTTCGCCCTACCTCGTCACGGGTGTCTATGTGGGCTACGATCAGGTGCAGAGCCTTGGTCGCCTTGAACAGGGCGGGCGCACCGCTGCCCCCATATTCCGTTACTACCGTTCCGAAATCGAAGACCGCTACCCCAAGGACGACTTTGTGATGCCCGAGGGCATCGTGATGGCCGACGGTCTGGCCTTCAAGGCCGACCAGCCCATGCAGGGCGTTTCGGCTACCGCAGGGGCCGCCACGCCCGAAGGCGCGGCAATAGATACCTCTGAGGGTGGCGAAGACCTGATGCGTCAGATGTTTTAG
- the ade gene encoding adenine deaminase: MKHRIDMAAGNEPADVLIVNARVVDVFSGLVRQDAVAIGDGVFVGFGQREAREVVDAQGAYLLPGFIDAHIHLESSMVTPARFAEMALPHGTTSVVADPHELANVCGTAALRFLLASARNLPLNIFLALPSCVPATPFEDSGAVLQADDLAPFMDDPHVASLGEMMNYPGVLHADPEVLDKIALSRSRGKPVDGHAPALLGRELDAYLCTGIANTHECTTAEEFQENLMRGCRIFLRDGSAARNLPALAPLVTPGNCHRCAFCCDDRHASELLTAGHMDEVLRKAVALGMDPVTAVRLCTLNAAEAEGLHGKGAIAPGFDADCVLVDDLASFNVRMTFAGGKQVAAEGHMLAPLSDQPLDGLTDTVQLAPLPSDVLALPVPSGRARVIRLHPGSLVTDAEEHAITCVDGLFDARRNSGLCKLAVFERHKATGKVGVGILAGYGLRGAAVATSVSHDSHNIVVCGDNDADMLRAVRRVAEMGGGIAVAGSGRILDELPLPVAGLMTPEPPQTVVRALDSIHAVLHDHGVPGNVAPLMALSFMALPVIPSLKLTARGLFSVADWRFVSVDAATHH, encoded by the coding sequence ATGAAACACCGTATCGACATGGCCGCAGGCAACGAACCAGCGGATGTGCTTATCGTCAACGCGCGGGTGGTGGACGTATTTTCAGGCCTGGTGCGACAGGACGCCGTGGCCATTGGCGACGGCGTTTTTGTGGGCTTTGGTCAGCGCGAGGCCAGAGAGGTGGTGGACGCGCAAGGCGCGTACCTGCTGCCCGGCTTTATCGACGCCCACATCCATCTGGAATCGAGCATGGTCACCCCGGCCCGCTTTGCCGAGATGGCCCTGCCTCACGGCACAACCTCTGTAGTTGCCGATCCCCACGAACTCGCCAACGTGTGCGGTACTGCTGCCCTGCGTTTTTTGCTCGCCAGCGCCCGAAACCTGCCGCTGAATATTTTTCTCGCCCTGCCATCGTGCGTGCCTGCCACGCCTTTTGAAGACAGTGGCGCTGTTTTACAGGCAGATGATCTCGCTCCCTTTATGGACGACCCGCATGTGGCCTCACTGGGTGAAATGATGAACTATCCCGGCGTACTGCACGCCGACCCCGAAGTTCTGGACAAGATCGCACTGAGCCGTTCACGCGGCAAGCCTGTTGACGGGCACGCCCCCGCCCTGCTGGGCAGAGAGCTCGATGCCTACCTGTGCACCGGCATTGCCAACACACATGAATGCACCACCGCCGAAGAATTCCAAGAGAACCTCATGCGCGGTTGCCGCATCTTTTTGCGCGACGGCTCAGCCGCCCGCAACCTGCCCGCGCTGGCACCGCTGGTGACCCCCGGCAACTGCCACCGTTGCGCCTTCTGCTGCGACGACAGGCACGCCTCGGAACTGCTCACCGCCGGGCACATGGACGAAGTGCTGCGCAAGGCCGTGGCTCTGGGTATGGACCCCGTTACCGCAGTACGCCTGTGCACGCTCAATGCCGCAGAGGCAGAGGGCCTGCACGGCAAGGGGGCCATTGCCCCCGGCTTTGACGCCGATTGTGTGCTGGTTGACGATCTGGCTTCGTTCAACGTGCGCATGACTTTTGCGGGCGGCAAGCAGGTTGCGGCCGAAGGCCACATGCTGGCCCCGCTGAGCGACCAACCGCTTGATGGTCTTACAGATACGGTGCAGCTGGCCCCCCTGCCCTCAGATGTACTGGCCCTGCCCGTGCCCTCTGGCCGCGCGCGGGTTATCCGCCTGCACCCCGGCTCTCTGGTTACGGATGCCGAGGAGCATGCCATCACCTGCGTGGACGGACTTTTTGACGCGCGCCGCAATTCCGGGCTGTGCAAACTTGCAGTTTTTGAGCGGCACAAGGCCACGGGCAAGGTAGGCGTGGGTATTCTGGCCGGATACGGCCTGCGCGGTGCGGCAGTGGCAACATCTGTAAGCCACGACTCGCACAATATTGTTGTGTGTGGCGATAACGACGCAGACATGCTGCGGGCAGTGCGCCGCGTGGCAGAAATGGGCGGCGGCATTGCCGTTGCGGGCAGCGGCAGGATTCTGGACGAACTGCCCCTGCCGGTTGCTGGCCTCATGACCCCCGAGCCGCCCCAAACCGTGGTGCGCGCGCTGGACTCCATCCATGCTGTACTGCACGACCACGGGGTTCCGGGCAATGTGGCTCCGCTCATGGCCCTGAGTTTTATGGCCCTGCCGGTCATTCCTTCGCTCAAGCTTACGGCACGGGGGCTGTTTTCCGTGGCCGACTGGCGTTTTGTTTCCGTGGACGCGGCAACGCACCACTGA
- a CDS encoding tRNA (adenine-N1)-methyltransferase — MIPFGTLVVYVTPKGRRYVKRLVEGQDWHSNDGTLVSAEVAQANFGSVVYTNQNIPIQVLEATLYDRLKGLKRQTQIIYPKDIAYICLRLGAGPGRTIIEAGCGSGGLTTGLSWFCGPTGRVVSHEAREEFMKLARRNLEWAGVGENVELHNRDVAEGFAVTGADALFLDVRTPWEYLDHALAAVRPGASFGFLLPTVDQVSKLLLGLERGPFADVEVCEILIRRWKPVADRLRPEDRMTAHTGFLVFARQQDRNADFESRKPMGTRERKQEAARLARLGLTDEAVEATEADIADNDGE; from the coding sequence ATGATTCCCTTCGGTACGCTTGTTGTCTATGTAACTCCAAAGGGCCGCCGCTACGTCAAACGCCTTGTCGAAGGACAGGACTGGCACAGCAACGACGGCACCCTGGTTTCTGCCGAGGTGGCTCAGGCCAACTTTGGGTCTGTGGTCTACACCAACCAGAACATTCCCATTCAGGTGCTCGAAGCAACCCTGTATGACCGCCTCAAGGGCCTCAAGCGGCAGACGCAGATCATCTATCCCAAGGATATCGCCTATATCTGCCTGCGCCTTGGCGCTGGCCCGGGCCGTACCATCATTGAGGCTGGCTGCGGATCCGGCGGTCTGACCACGGGTCTTTCGTGGTTTTGCGGCCCCACTGGCCGCGTGGTAAGCCACGAGGCCCGCGAAGAATTCATGAAGCTGGCGCGCCGTAACCTCGAATGGGCGGGCGTGGGCGAAAACGTAGAGCTGCACAACCGCGACGTGGCCGAAGGCTTTGCCGTTACCGGCGCGGACGCGCTGTTCCTTGACGTGCGCACCCCCTGGGAATATCTCGACCACGCGCTGGCCGCAGTACGCCCCGGCGCGAGCTTTGGCTTTCTGCTGCCCACGGTGGATCAGGTCAGCAAGCTGCTGCTGGGCCTTGAACGCGGCCCCTTTGCCGATGTGGAAGTGTGCGAAATCCTCATCCGCCGCTGGAAACCCGTGGCCGACCGTCTGCGTCCCGAAGACCGCATGACCGCCCACACGGGTTTTCTGGTCTTTGCCCGTCAGCAGGACCGCAACGCCGACTTTGAATCGCGCAAACCCATGGGCACGCGCGAGCGCAAGCAGGAAGCCGCCCGCCTGGCCCGCCTGGGCCTGACAGACGAAGCCGTGGAAGCCACGGAAGCCGACATTGCCGATAACGACGGCGAATAG
- a CDS encoding heavy metal translocating P-type ATPase — protein MNTDTEKSACPLRFDIGGMHCAACSSRIERVVGRMEGVEKISVNLAAASAEVWPGQGDGAELQQQIMERVAALGFTATPAASDDAARQFEENKARAAADIHARLRRLLPMAAFAVPLLVISMGHMLGLPLPRAIDPHLSPNAFMLAQLVLTLPVVWLGRHFYVDGIAALLRKAPAMDSLVAVGTGAAFLFSLGNTLLGLAGSEPMTRAMNLYYESCAVLLTMIELGQFLEAVAKRRAGDAMGALMSLTPEHALRLSAEDPAAAPEQIALDQVRVGDHLLLRPGGRVPVDGAVLTGKSAVDLSLLTGESIPVPVGPGDKLAAGSVNGEGSLTFVAEAVGGNTRLARIIRLVREAQGSKAPIARLADRVSFYFVPTVMVLALVAGLAWLVFSAEPITTAFTVFVAVLVMACPCAMGLATPMSIMVGTGRGAQLGVLIKNGAALEQAGHISVLAVDKTGTLTTGKPVLTGVTLLESPAGMDENTLLGMAASLEARSEHPLALALVGAARERGLPLLPVEDVQVAPGMGISGQVVVDGGPVGIAVGNPAFMTERGLAVPEETQGKLVQLAQEGQTPLLLAVEQQGSTRLAGILALADALRPESASVVSRLRGMGVRVVMLTGDNERTAKAVAQLAGVDEIAAGLLPADKAAYVRRLQEEGHVVGMVGDGINDAPALAAAHVGMAVGTGVDVSAEAGDIVLMRDGMEAVLTALALSRATMRNIRQNLFWAFGYNVLGLPVAAGLLHVFGGPMLSPMLAGTAMALSSVSVVTNALRLRFFNIK, from the coding sequence ATGAATACCGATACAGAAAAATCCGCATGCCCCCTGCGTTTTGACATTGGCGGCATGCATTGCGCCGCCTGCTCCTCGCGTATCGAGCGGGTGGTGGGCCGCATGGAAGGAGTGGAAAAAATCAGCGTCAATCTGGCGGCTGCCAGTGCGGAAGTCTGGCCGGGCCAGGGTGACGGAGCAGAACTGCAACAACAGATAATGGAGCGCGTCGCCGCCCTGGGGTTCACCGCCACTCCTGCGGCCAGCGATGATGCCGCCCGCCAGTTTGAAGAAAACAAGGCCAGGGCGGCGGCAGATATCCACGCCCGCCTGCGCCGTCTGCTGCCCATGGCGGCATTTGCCGTACCCCTGCTGGTCATTTCCATGGGGCACATGTTGGGGCTGCCTCTGCCGCGGGCAATTGACCCGCATCTTTCACCAAATGCCTTCATGCTGGCCCAGCTGGTGCTGACCCTGCCGGTGGTGTGGCTGGGGCGTCATTTTTATGTGGATGGCATCGCCGCACTGTTGCGCAAGGCTCCGGCCATGGACAGCCTGGTGGCGGTGGGCACTGGCGCGGCCTTTCTGTTCAGCCTTGGCAACACACTGCTGGGTCTTGCAGGCAGCGAGCCCATGACCCGAGCCATGAACCTTTATTATGAGTCGTGCGCTGTGCTGCTGACCATGATCGAGCTTGGGCAGTTTCTGGAAGCCGTGGCCAAACGCCGTGCTGGCGATGCCATGGGCGCGCTCATGAGCCTCACGCCAGAGCACGCGCTGCGCCTCAGTGCGGAAGACCCGGCTGCGGCCCCGGAACAGATTGCCCTTGATCAGGTGCGCGTTGGCGACCACTTGCTGCTCAGGCCCGGTGGCCGCGTACCGGTGGACGGTGCAGTGCTGACCGGCAAGAGCGCCGTGGATCTTTCGCTGCTTACGGGGGAATCCATACCCGTACCCGTGGGGCCGGGCGACAAGCTGGCCGCTGGCAGCGTCAACGGCGAGGGCTCCCTCACCTTTGTGGCCGAGGCCGTGGGCGGCAACACACGGCTTGCACGTATAATCCGGCTGGTGCGCGAGGCGCAGGGCAGCAAGGCTCCCATTGCGCGGCTTGCAGACAGGGTGAGTTTTTACTTTGTACCCACGGTTATGGTTCTCGCCCTGGTGGCGGGCCTCGCGTGGCTTGTGTTCAGCGCAGAGCCCATAACCACGGCGTTTACGGTGTTTGTGGCCGTGCTGGTTATGGCCTGCCCTTGCGCCATGGGCCTTGCCACGCCCATGTCCATCATGGTGGGCACTGGGCGGGGCGCGCAGCTCGGCGTGCTGATCAAAAACGGCGCGGCCCTTGAACAGGCCGGGCACATCAGCGTACTGGCTGTGGACAAGACCGGCACTCTCACCACGGGCAAGCCCGTGCTTACGGGCGTGACCCTGCTGGAGAGTCCCGCAGGCATGGACGAAAACACGCTGCTGGGCATGGCGGCCTCGCTGGAGGCGCGCTCGGAACATCCCCTTGCCCTCGCCCTTGTGGGGGCGGCCAGGGAGCGCGGCCTGCCCCTACTGCCCGTGGAAGATGTGCAGGTGGCCCCCGGCATGGGTATTTCCGGCCAGGTTGTTGTAGATGGCGGCCCCGTGGGCATTGCTGTTGGCAACCCGGCCTTTATGACCGAGCGCGGGCTTGCAGTGCCAGAAGAAACACAGGGCAAACTGGTCCAGCTGGCGCAGGAAGGCCAGACCCCCCTGTTGTTGGCTGTGGAACAGCAGGGTAGCACGCGACTGGCGGGTATTCTGGCGCTGGCAGATGCCCTGCGGCCTGAATCGGCCTCTGTGGTCAGCCGGCTGCGCGGCATGGGTGTGCGTGTGGTCATGCTAACGGGCGATAACGAGCGCACGGCAAAGGCCGTGGCCCAGCTGGCTGGTGTAGACGAAATTGCCGCAGGTCTACTGCCCGCAGACAAGGCCGCCTATGTGCGACGGCTTCAGGAAGAAGGCCACGTGGTGGGCATGGTGGGCGACGGCATCAACGATGCTCCGGCGCTGGCAGCCGCCCATGTGGGCATGGCAGTGGGAACGGGCGTGGATGTGAGCGCCGAAGCGGGCGATATTGTGCTGATGCGCGACGGTATGGAGGCCGTGCTTACGGCGCTGGCCCTTTCGCGAGCAACCATGCGCAACATCCGCCAGAACCTGTTTTGGGCATTTGGCTACAACGTGCTCGGTTTGCCGGTGGCTGCCGGGTTGCTGCATGTTTTTGGCGGCCCCATGCTTTCGCCCATGCTGGCTGGCACGGCCATGGCGCTTTCGTCCGTTTCTGTTGTGACCAATGCCTTGCGGTTGCGGTTTTTCAATATCAAATAA
- a CDS encoding heavy-metal-associated domain-containing protein, which translates to MKSLKVNGMRCGHCKAAVEEAAAKIAGVANPQVSLEDKELRFEETAPVDMQALKTAISNIGFDPE; encoded by the coding sequence ATGAAAAGTCTGAAAGTCAATGGCATGCGCTGCGGTCACTGCAAGGCGGCGGTTGAAGAAGCGGCGGCCAAGATTGCGGGCGTTGCCAATCCGCAGGTGAGCCTTGAAGACAAGGAACTGCGCTTTGAAGAAACCGCACCGGTGGACATGCAGGCCCTGAAAACGGCCATAAGCAACATCGGTTTTGACCCGGAATAA
- a CDS encoding M99 family carboxypeptidase catalytic domain-containing protein, with amino-acid sequence MQTHPTRVTDIFCAGRWIFLLCCLLTATPAVAAPGVFSLDFTTIRLGDDAQGSITTSGEAATVVQPVHTSDASPTADILLTAAASNPVSPVVLVVGGIQGDEPGGFSAATLLTTHYTIQKGVLWVVPNLNFPSIIKRSRGLHGDMNRKFAKLDNSDPEFGTVRRIQELISHPRVNLVLNLHDGSGYYRQSYEDKLRNPNRWGQSVIIDQESLSGAFMGSLGDEARQAAESANSRLLSPQHTLHVHNTKTAEGDHEMDRSLSYFAVRQGKAAFGLEASKEFSVEVRAYYHLLMVESFLTQAGVTFTRNFEMNPDGIREALLDNLGVSFADNKIFLPLEDVRPAINLLPLSKDAPAQAVTSKPIMAVLPCAKGEEGQYCVHYGNRMITLIRPDWREMDHSITGMRVLADGREAQAEFGQVVEVSKSLVVQPAHGYRVNAIGYDSGRKDESGETMTLKDFQTRFSVDRQGRLYRVEVYKDQRFSGMFLVRFVSGASRMTRNDPLPKSQDRLPDRPGQESTLGF; translated from the coding sequence ATGCAAACACATCCCACCAGAGTAACAGATATTTTTTGCGCGGGCCGCTGGATTTTCCTGCTGTGCTGTCTGCTGACCGCTACGCCTGCCGTGGCGGCTCCCGGCGTTTTTTCGCTGGATTTTACCACCATACGGCTTGGGGATGATGCGCAGGGCTCCATAACCACAAGCGGAGAGGCAGCCACGGTTGTGCAGCCAGTGCACACCAGCGACGCCAGCCCGACTGCTGATATCCTGCTGACTGCGGCTGCCAGCAATCCGGTCTCTCCGGTGGTGCTCGTGGTGGGCGGCATTCAGGGTGACGAGCCGGGCGGATTTTCTGCTGCTACCCTGCTGACCACGCACTACACCATTCAAAAGGGTGTGCTGTGGGTTGTGCCCAACCTCAACTTTCCCAGCATTATCAAGCGCTCGCGCGGCCTGCACGGCGATATGAACCGCAAGTTTGCCAAGCTCGACAACAGCGACCCCGAATTTGGCACGGTACGCCGCATTCAGGAGCTTATCAGTCATCCCCGTGTGAACCTTGTGCTCAACTTGCACGACGGCAGCGGTTATTACCGGCAGTCGTACGAAGACAAACTGCGCAATCCCAACCGATGGGGGCAGTCTGTCATCATAGATCAGGAATCCCTTTCCGGGGCATTTATGGGTTCGCTGGGCGACGAAGCCCGACAGGCAGCCGAATCAGCCAACAGCAGGCTTCTCTCACCGCAGCACACTCTGCACGTGCACAATACCAAAACAGCCGAAGGCGACCACGAAATGGACAGAAGCCTTTCATACTTTGCCGTGAGGCAGGGCAAGGCGGCTTTTGGGCTTGAAGCCAGCAAGGAATTTTCTGTTGAAGTGCGCGCCTACTATCACCTGCTGATGGTTGAATCGTTCCTGACGCAGGCGGGTGTGACCTTTACGCGAAATTTTGAAATGAACCCCGATGGCATACGCGAGGCATTGCTGGACAACCTGGGTGTTTCGTTTGCCGACAACAAGATATTCCTGCCGCTTGAAGATGTACGCCCGGCCATTAATCTGCTGCCCCTCTCAAAAGACGCACCAGCCCAGGCTGTGACCTCAAAACCCATCATGGCCGTGCTGCCCTGCGCCAAGGGTGAGGAAGGCCAGTACTGCGTACACTACGGCAACCGCATGATTACGCTCATCCGCCCCGACTGGCGCGAGATGGACCACAGCATCACGGGCATGCGCGTGCTTGCAGATGGCCGCGAGGCCCAGGCCGAGTTCGGTCAGGTGGTGGAGGTGTCCAAAAGTCTTGTGGTACAGCCCGCGCACGGTTACAGGGTCAACGCCATCGGCTACGACAGCGGCCGCAAGGATGAAAGCGGCGAAACCATGACCCTCAAGGACTTTCAGACGCGCTTTTCTGTTGACCGCCAGGGCAGGCTCTACCGCGTGGAGGTCTACAAGGACCAGCGCTTCAGCGGCATGTTTCTGGTACGATTTGTTTCTGGCGCAAGCCGCATGACTCGCAACGACCCTCTGCCCAAGTCTCAGGACAGGCTGCCCGACAGGCCAGGTCAGGAATCAACATTGGGGTTCTGA
- a CDS encoding NAD(P)H-dependent glycerol-3-phosphate dehydrogenase, which translates to MSNPTICVAGGGSWGTALAHLLAANGYDTSLWLRDAAVAEAVNSRHENPRYLPGFALHPNLAATTAPTVLGREIVVLAVPCQQLRGWLAANAVHFCSNAVLVNAAKGIETANLVTCAEIAQQSLAHLHPRYAVLSGPSFAADVLRGLPTAVVLASADEALGHTLRQIFSSSSFRCYSSTDVMGVEMGGAVKNVMAIAAGVCDGLGLGHNSRAALITRGLAEMSRLGVARGAQPHTFMGLSGLGDLTLTCTGDLSRNRQVGLRLGRGEKLDQITASLGMVAEGVKTTAAIYDLARCLHVDAPLTEAVHSILYRNCDPLEVLHNLMSRRLRDE; encoded by the coding sequence ATGTCCAATCCCACCATCTGCGTTGCGGGCGGCGGTAGCTGGGGCACAGCCCTGGCCCACCTGCTGGCCGCCAACGGTTACGATACGTCTCTCTGGCTGCGTGACGCTGCCGTTGCCGAAGCTGTAAACAGCCGCCACGAAAACCCGCGCTACCTGCCGGGCTTTGCCCTGCACCCCAACCTGGCCGCTACCACGGCCCCCACGGTTCTGGGCAGGGAGATTGTGGTGCTGGCCGTGCCGTGCCAGCAGCTGCGCGGCTGGCTTGCGGCCAATGCAGTGCACTTTTGCAGCAATGCCGTGCTTGTCAACGCCGCCAAGGGCATTGAGACAGCCAACCTTGTCACCTGTGCCGAGATTGCCCAGCAATCTCTCGCCCATCTGCACCCCCGATATGCGGTTCTCTCCGGCCCATCCTTTGCTGCAGACGTGCTGCGGGGCCTGCCTACGGCAGTGGTGCTTGCCTCGGCGGACGAAGCCCTTGGACATACCCTGCGTCAGATATTTTCCAGCTCCAGCTTTCGCTGCTATTCCAGCACCGACGTGATGGGCGTTGAAATGGGCGGCGCCGTCAAAAACGTCATGGCCATTGCCGCAGGCGTATGCGATGGGCTTGGCCTTGGGCACAACAGCCGTGCGGCCCTCATAACCCGTGGCCTTGCAGAAATGAGCCGCCTTGGCGTGGCGCGCGGCGCACAGCCGCACACATTCATGGGCCTCTCCGGCCTGGGCGACCTTACCTTGACCTGCACCGGCGACCTCTCGCGCAACCGGCAGGTTGGGCTGCGACTTGGCCGGGGTGAAAAGCTCGATCAGATCACCGCAAGCCTCGGCATGGTGGCAGAAGGGGTAAAGACCACCGCGGCAATCTACGATCTTGCCCGCTGCCTGCACGTGGACGCCCCCCTTACGGAAGCCGTGCACAGCATACTGTACCGCAACTGCGACCCGCTGGAAGTGCTGCACAATCTCATGTCGCGCCGCCTGCGCGACGAGTAG